The nucleotide sequence AACACTTTGGGCTGAGGCTGAGTGTAAATCCAGTTCCAGTTACGAATCTCCGAGCGCGGTTGCGAGAAAAACTGTGCCGCTTGAGTCGCAATTTCGGCTTGGTTCTCGGCGCTAGACCTTAACTGCGCCATTGCAGCGGCCAGAAGCGGCGGATCGATCGCCCCTGGACCTAAGTTAAGGTGGGTCGCAGCCGCTAAGTTAACCCAGCCCTGCTCACCACTTTCATCCACAAACACCACACCTTGATGGATAGTTTCGAGGATGGCTTCAAACCGAGCTTGCAGTTTATCAAGATTCAAGGTGATGTCATTGAACTGCAACAGAGTGCGTAATTCTCCAATTACAGATTCAATCAACTGCTGCATATGAACTGGAATGGCGATTTGACGCTGCCAGATTAGTAAAATGGCCCCCTGAAAACCCCCAGGATGTTGCAAGGGCAAAATAGCGACAGACTGGGCACCTTGAGCGAGTAGAACGCGGGACGCTTCTGGTGTAGAAGCATAATCTGTGTAATAAAGGCAGCGATTTTGGGCGATCGCAGTGGCAAATAAACTAGGTGTAGTCAGGGCATTGGGTAGAGCCGTTTCGGGTAAGCAGACCAATGCCTCTGCTGTCACCTCATCCAACTGACGCAAAGCGATCGCCGCATCGGCAACCGTCACCTCTTGCAGAGACACCAGCACCCGCCTCAACAAAGCATCAGGTGTCGCTAAAGTCTCTACTTCGGTGAGTTTGGCTAATAGCGCTTGCGAAGCCAGCCGCCACTCAATCTTTTGGCAAAATCGCCGCAACCCTACGATCAAGGCGGCAGAAATACCCCAAGCGATCGCCTGCCAGATAATAGGTTCTGGCCCCGAGACAACCGCTAGCCCCATTCCTGTACCTAGAAGCAACATCAGCGGTAGCGGTGGCAGTGGCAAGAGGAGACCCAACCCTAAAACTAATCCCACCCACAAATCAGATGCGTCCCCCAATACAACTAACCCGCCGCAGCCGCTCATCGCCAGCGTCAGCAAAACAGGCCGAAAAGTAGGCAACCAGTCAGGATGACGTAAAGATAACTGCAACCAGGAAGTTGTTAAGTAGCCAAACATGCAGCGATCGCTTGGGTAACTGTCTCTGGAGCACTGAGGTGAGGCAAATGTCCTTCAGCGGCAATAGGGACAAGCCGACCAGAGGGGATATGATCTGCCAAATACTGCCCCACCTGGGGTGGCACCGCAATATCATTATTCGATTGTAAAATCACAGTCGGGATGTTGAGCCGCCCTAACTCAGCTCGGTGGTCCGACTGAAAGATCACGCGAGCCACCGCTTGGGCAATATCAGGCCGAATCTGCGCCAAAGTCTTGGCAAATTCCAGAGCTAGTTCCGGTTTATCCGGATTACCCATCACAATGGGCGCAAAACCACTCGCCCAAGCATAGTAGTTAGAGGCCATCGCGGCATAAAGTGCATCTAAATCAGCTTGCTCAAATCCACCGAAATAACCTGCATCATTGAGATAGCGAGGAGAAGCACTAATAAAAACCAGTTGGCTAAATCGATCAGGCTCTACTAAAGCTGCCAGCAAACTAGCCATCCCACTGACTGAGTGAGCCACCAAAACCGCTTGCTTAAGCTTTAGCTCAGCACATAAATCTAATAAATCTTCTGCATAACTATAGAGGCTGCTGTAGCGACGCGGGCTGTAAGCCGAGAAATCGGATTGACCCGCTCCCACGTGATCAAACAAAACAATCCGAAAATTGGGGGCAAAAGCAGCGACTTGATGCCGCCAAGCACTTTGGTCGGAGCCAAAACCATGGGCAAAAATGATGGTTTGTTTGCCATCGCCCAACTGATTAACGTTGTTTCGCTTTAGCACGCTCGCTGCCATGAGTCGGTATCCTTAGAACCATCCTCATCTTACAAACTAAAACGAAATTAGCTTTTCAGCTCACCTGGCGTGACTTTCTTAGCTTCTCCAACATTTAGCGTTCGCGATCGCTGCTTACACCCGTTCTGGTACCGCTTGGCAACTACCTGTAAGGCGTTGGTACTCTTTAGTTGCCACCTGATATGCCTTGTCGCTTTCGGCCTTGACTCGCCAGATAGCAAAAGTAATTTGGCTTTGACTCAATCCTAAAGCTTGCAGGTGGTGGATACGATACCGGAGTTCTAAGTCTCTTTGGTAGGCATCATGCAACAACGTCACTGTGCCCTCTGGATCGACAAAATATTCTTCAGCTAGAAGCTTAAAGTGATTCCCATCGTGAATCATGCCGTGAATTAAAGCCTTCACGCTTAGATAAGTGCGATAAGCTGAGCCGTTGCCGCCTCGATTGCCAAACAAATAAACTCGTTCTTCAATTTCTCGCAGCTTTTTCTGAGCTAAGGTAATTTTTTGAATTTGTTGCTTGACTGACCTCGGGTTAGCTGGAAGCTGCAACTGAATACTGGGCTTAATTTGGTCAATCTCTTCAATAATTTGCCGAAACACGTTACTGGTATTCATTGCTACTTAGCATCTAATTCTACGGATAAAGATACCCCACCTTTCAATTTTTAATAGAGATGGGGAGATTGGCTAAAAATTAATCGTAAAGACACGATGAAAGAATAATGAACTTTACAAATCTGTTTTTAAAGATACAAACACTAGGAAACCGATTACAGGAATCGTAAATTTTTATACAAGGAATTAATTTTCAATCCGCGTCATCGGGCCCAAAATCACCACTTGTGTGCCCCACCCGCTTTCTCTAAACCAACTCACGCAGGAAATCACACATTTCTAGCGTCCAGCTAGGGTCTGCCTATGGCAGAGTGGAAGGGTAAGGGTAATCAGATGCAGTTTTAATTACGGGTAAGAGGCATGGACCGCTCTAAGTTTGTCGCTATCATCACCGGAGTAATTGCTGTCGTGCTCAGCATTGCTTACTTGCTGGTGGTGCAATTTTTAGACTTTCGCGGGGAGATGATTCCAGCCCCTATCGACGATCTTTCGGTTCTACCTCTAGCGGCTCCCCTGCTGTGGCATTTTCTGTCAGGGGTCTAACCACGCGAGCGATCGCTTCTTGAATAAACGCTTTGACAAACTCATCACGGCGGTTGAGCTGAAATTGCCGCTGCACCACTTCCGTCATGCCGCCGTCTCCCCAATTCTGATCGTGGCGAAAGTATTCAATAAAGCTTTTGCCTGCAATCCTGGTTAGGTAGGCAGCACTAACCCCCTGAATCGCTTTCCCGACTAAAAAAGTGGCTACGTTCAATCGCAGAGCAGTTGAAATCAGATCGATCGCGCCTTTGACAATGCCTAGGCTAGCCAGGGTTTTCGCTAGGGAAAGGGCCAGTTCTCTGCCTCGATCGGCATTAATGTCGCAGCCATACACCTGACCAATCTCCACCACCATCTGGGCATTCACCGCCGCAGTAGCCAGCAAATCGATTACGGGCAATGGTGTCACCGCAATCACCCCTGCTCCAATCCATTGAAACCGCTCGACAATCTTATCGGCTTGGCGACGACGTTCAGTGTCAATTAGCGTCCGGGCTTCGTCACCCAAACGCTGAGATTGCAGCAGAATATTGTCAGCTACTAAGTCTTCGCCCTCAGCCCGCAACACCGCCGCCATCCGCTTGAGCAACGGCATAATCTCCGGTTCTGGTTGCAACCAGTCACCACTTTCGAGCCGCACGGATTGAGGTTGAGCCGCTACCGCCACAATATCGGCAGCCGCTACGAGATCTCGCAGGCGATCGCGCAAACGGGCCAAAATGGTTTCTCGGTCTGGATCGGGGTACAAATCAGTTTTGTTAAGAACCACCAGCGATCGCTTCCCAATCTCGGCCAATCGCCGCAACGGTTCGTATTCAGACTGTCGCAGGTCGTTATCGAGAATAAAGAGTAGTAAATCGGCTTCAGTGGCTAACTGGCGGGCTCTCTGTTCGCGTTCAGTTCCTGCTACTCCCGCTTCTAGAATGCCTGGAGTGTCCGTCACCCAAATTTCTCGATTCAATTTTTTCAGCTTCAGGTGATAGGTCGCTCCCACATCCGTCGTTCCCATCGGGGCTCCGACTTGCCCGACAACTCGACCAATCAAGGCATTCACAATCGAAGTTTTGCCTGCCGAGCCCGTACCAAATACCACAACTCGCAGCTCTCGCCGGGAGAGATTTTGCTCAATGGTGCGAGAACGGTTGATCAAGGCTTGACGCGCTACCTCATCCTGAATTTGGGCCACTTGCTGCCGCACCGCTCGTAAGTTTTTTTCGGCTACATCTGCTTTGGCGGTTGGCAGCTTGGGTTGGGGTCGGCGAGCCTGGCGCTTTTGCAGTTGTGGCAATACGAGCAAGTAGTAAACAAACGCAGCCACCAGCACCCCTAGCAAGACAATCAGCA is from Trichocoleus sp. FACHB-46 and encodes:
- a CDS encoding alpha/beta fold hydrolase, translating into MAASVLKRNNVNQLGDGKQTIIFAHGFGSDQSAWRHQVAAFAPNFRIVLFDHVGAGQSDFSAYSPRRYSSLYSYAEDLLDLCAELKLKQAVLVAHSVSGMASLLAALVEPDRFSQLVFISASPRYLNDAGYFGGFEQADLDALYAAMASNYYAWASGFAPIVMGNPDKPELALEFAKTLAQIRPDIAQAVARVIFQSDHRAELGRLNIPTVILQSNNDIAVPPQVGQYLADHIPSGRLVPIAAEGHLPHLSAPETVTQAIAACLAT
- a CDS encoding YcjF family protein, with product MPSSRLIILIVGLTLLLGLMLWLIDSLSRLYYTIAFTAPLLANLLLLLLIVLLGVLVAAFVYYLLVLPQLQKRQARRPQPKLPTAKADVAEKNLRAVRQQVAQIQDEVARQALINRSRTIEQNLSRRELRVVVFGTGSAGKTSIVNALIGRVVGQVGAPMGTTDVGATYHLKLKKLNREIWVTDTPGILEAGVAGTEREQRARQLATEADLLLFILDNDLRQSEYEPLRRLAEIGKRSLVVLNKTDLYPDPDRETILARLRDRLRDLVAAADIVAVAAQPQSVRLESGDWLQPEPEIMPLLKRMAAVLRAEGEDLVADNILLQSQRLGDEARTLIDTERRRQADKIVERFQWIGAGVIAVTPLPVIDLLATAAVNAQMVVEIGQVYGCDINADRGRELALSLAKTLASLGIVKGAIDLISTALRLNVATFLVGKAIQGVSAAYLTRIAGKSFIEYFRHDQNWGDGGMTEVVQRQFQLNRRDEFVKAFIQEAIARVVRPLTENATAGEPLEVEPKDRR